The Kroppenstedtia pulmonis genome has a segment encoding these proteins:
- a CDS encoding SDR family NAD(P)-dependent oxidoreductase, giving the protein MKPPFAGRTYLITGAAQGIGCELIKQLAAEGANVFFTYYQDEDHAKSLVEGLRSAAGTVDCMEQDARTPEGAKKVVDSAIKRFGRIDGLINNAGYKLDRSFIMMQEEDWNDQIAVNLNSVYYYSRAVAYHMVRQKYGRIICMGAVSGPLIAGPYQVAYGASKAGLVGFTKSLAFELARFNVTVNMVTGGMIDTAGMKFPQDIRKVWADHIPLQRLGKADEVASLVKYLLTPLSDYITGQNFVIDGGMTLLGFTKIENMFPRYNHGMRNLGKSLSLASDHTDP; this is encoded by the coding sequence ATGAAGCCACCATTTGCCGGACGTACTTATTTGATTACAGGGGCGGCTCAGGGCATCGGTTGTGAATTGATCAAACAGTTGGCGGCAGAAGGTGCCAATGTATTTTTTACTTATTATCAAGATGAAGATCATGCAAAATCCTTGGTTGAGGGGCTTCGATCAGCAGCCGGTACAGTCGATTGTATGGAACAAGATGCCCGGACCCCGGAAGGTGCGAAAAAAGTGGTGGATTCAGCCATCAAGCGTTTTGGCAGAATCGACGGGCTGATTAACAATGCCGGATATAAGCTTGACCGGTCATTTATCATGATGCAGGAAGAAGATTGGAACGATCAGATTGCCGTTAATCTCAACAGTGTTTACTACTATTCCCGTGCGGTTGCCTATCATATGGTACGTCAGAAATACGGCCGTATTATCTGTATGGGAGCCGTGAGTGGCCCCCTGATTGCAGGACCCTATCAAGTGGCCTATGGTGCTTCAAAAGCGGGGCTGGTTGGCTTTACAAAATCCTTGGCTTTTGAGCTGGCACGTTTTAATGTGACGGTTAACATGGTGACCGGAGGAATGATCGATACAGCCGGCATGAAGTTTCCCCAGGATATCCGCAAGGTTTGGGCAGACCATATCCCTCTCCAACGTCTGGGTAAAGCAGATGAAGTTGCTTCCCTTGTCAAATACTTGCTAACACCCCTATCCGACTACATTACAGGACAAAATTTTGTAATTGACGGCGGCATGACTTTACTGGGATTTACCAAGATTGAAAACATGTTCCCCCGTTACAACCATGGGATGCGTAATCTTGGAAAATCCCTTTCTTTAGCTTCTGATCATACAGATCCGTAA
- a CDS encoding phytoene desaturase family protein: MELKLESKYDAIVIGAGIGGLFAANFLAHAGVKTILIERHDKVGGYLQGGWHGGFYFDYGTQSNEIKGAILPALEYLGIDDRVEFRQCHHRFMSSGEGLDLSYHGLDDAEREFVKAFPESTGGLRDYFQYFRRVTEIAKLVNEEGLGTIIRKNATEFLPDYHGYWKTKPYYEEMMEYDSIHSWRKARQFLGGDSRVARVLNHFGYRNQSVLSTGIFWHLWRDDYFYNKGGKQLFVNTLADVFLERSGTLSTSTLVEEILTEEDVAVGVRLGNGQVIRADHIISNVDMRFTMERLLRSHEKVKPWINQMNKTTLSEAFFNVYLGIDIPVEEMKEYLKGAHHSWFFPTDRPKADPFDTSFHSALPMEISAPCLHDPSLAKPGHSNIVLQTFSFYDWMNRWNINPDGRRLKEYRKLKKTVENQLINNLETIIPGVKDRIVTRFSASPLTHERYTMNLKGATGAWTWNPKRTFVKLTEQRVITPIRNLYCGGHWALYPGGLLTATIAGKMAADLVIHGCPAEPKGNEENNLVQESI, encoded by the coding sequence ATGGAACTAAAACTGGAAAGTAAATACGATGCCATTGTGATCGGAGCGGGTATTGGCGGTTTATTTGCCGCCAACTTTCTTGCCCATGCCGGTGTCAAAACCATTCTCATTGAGCGACATGACAAAGTAGGCGGCTATTTACAGGGTGGCTGGCACGGTGGTTTCTATTTTGATTATGGGACTCAGTCCAATGAGATAAAGGGTGCCATTTTACCGGCTTTGGAATATCTCGGTATCGATGACCGGGTGGAGTTTCGTCAGTGTCATCATCGGTTTATGTCCAGTGGTGAAGGGTTGGATCTCAGCTACCACGGATTGGATGATGCCGAGAGGGAGTTTGTGAAGGCGTTTCCGGAAAGTACGGGAGGTTTACGGGATTATTTCCAATACTTCCGTCGTGTGACGGAAATAGCAAAGTTGGTGAATGAAGAAGGTCTTGGAACGATCATTCGTAAGAACGCCACGGAATTCTTACCTGACTATCATGGGTATTGGAAAACCAAACCCTATTATGAAGAGATGATGGAGTACGATTCAATCCATTCCTGGAGAAAGGCACGCCAATTTCTGGGCGGAGATTCCCGTGTGGCCCGTGTGCTCAATCACTTTGGCTACCGTAATCAAAGTGTGTTGTCCACCGGTATATTCTGGCATCTGTGGCGTGACGATTATTTCTATAATAAAGGCGGCAAACAGCTGTTTGTTAACACATTGGCCGATGTCTTTCTTGAGCGATCAGGTACCCTCTCTACCTCCACACTCGTGGAAGAAATACTGACAGAGGAAGATGTCGCTGTTGGTGTACGTCTGGGAAACGGTCAGGTTATTCGTGCCGATCACATTATTTCCAATGTGGATATGCGTTTTACCATGGAAAGACTACTTCGCAGTCATGAGAAAGTGAAGCCTTGGATTAATCAAATGAACAAAACTACGCTTAGTGAGGCATTTTTCAATGTCTATCTGGGGATTGACATTCCCGTGGAGGAGATGAAGGAGTATTTGAAAGGGGCCCATCATAGCTGGTTTTTCCCAACGGATCGGCCAAAAGCGGACCCCTTTGACACCTCTTTCCACAGTGCTTTACCCATGGAAATTTCAGCACCTTGTCTACATGATCCATCCCTGGCAAAACCCGGTCACTCCAATATCGTACTCCAGACTTTCAGTTTCTACGATTGGATGAACCGCTGGAATATCAATCCAGACGGTCGTCGCTTGAAGGAGTACCGAAAATTGAAAAAAACAGTCGAAAATCAGTTGATCAATAACCTGGAAACGATTATTCCCGGTGTTAAAGACCGCATAGTGACACGCTTTTCCGCATCTCCACTCACCCATGAACGGTACACGATGAACTTGAAAGGAGCGACGGGTGCCTGGACTTGGAATCCTAAACGGACTTTCGTCAAATTAACGGAACAACGGGTAATTACTCCTATCCGGAATTTGTATTGTGGTGGGCATTGGGCTCTCTATCCAGGTGGTCTGTTGACTGCCACAATCGCAGGTAAAATGGCGGCGGACCTTGTTATCCATGGTTGTCCAGCTGAACCGAAGGGAAACGAAGAAAACAATTTGGTGCAAGAGAGTATTTAA
- a CDS encoding class I SAM-dependent methyltransferase, giving the protein MSQKPEAPNWAAAAIVDDYTSFSKEGFWAAYHYQAAVGLQLSGLFKKSGRVLDIGCGPGWYTCVLKDLAPHINCVGVDLSTEMVEMARSVVKDENIQGVEFVEGNALKLPFPDESFDFVTSCFSFRFWGREIQSLREAYRVLKPDSLLYIADISGDIPQKKQQEILADVPDNGKEFVKRAMEMGLPTQEVDRILHQVGFDNVNHRTGGIGGYGLTDREVIEWIKEGFPIRKLNGLLNGKQWASELGKYWTHLYIRKNKQH; this is encoded by the coding sequence ATGAGTCAGAAGCCTGAAGCTCCAAACTGGGCAGCTGCTGCGATTGTCGATGATTATACCTCGTTTTCCAAAGAGGGTTTTTGGGCTGCTTATCATTATCAGGCTGCTGTCGGGTTACAATTATCCGGTTTGTTTAAAAAATCTGGACGTGTCCTCGATATCGGCTGTGGGCCGGGCTGGTATACCTGTGTTTTGAAAGATTTGGCTCCCCACATTAATTGTGTAGGTGTAGATCTTTCGACGGAAATGGTGGAAATGGCCCGCAGTGTCGTAAAAGATGAGAACATCCAGGGTGTGGAGTTTGTGGAAGGGAATGCATTGAAACTGCCGTTCCCGGATGAGTCCTTTGATTTTGTCACCAGTTGCTTTTCCTTTAGGTTCTGGGGCAGAGAAATTCAAAGTTTGCGTGAAGCTTATCGCGTACTGAAACCAGACAGCCTACTATATATAGCAGATATCAGTGGAGATATTCCTCAGAAGAAACAGCAGGAAATTCTGGCTGATGTTCCGGATAACGGCAAGGAATTTGTGAAACGAGCGATGGAAATGGGTTTGCCTACTCAAGAGGTGGATCGTATCCTGCATCAAGTTGGCTTTGATAATGTTAATCATCGAACAGGGGGCATTGGTGGGTACGGATTAACTGACAGAGAAGTGATTGAATGGATTAAGGAGGGATTTCCAATTCGTAAACTTAATGGTCTTCTTAACGGAAAGCAATGGGCCAGTGAGCTTGGGAAGTATTGGACCCACCTTTATATCAGGAAGAATAAACAACACTAA
- a CDS encoding flavin reductase family protein codes for MKSIDPQDLSERENYKFLIGGIIPRPIAFVTTLSEKGVLNGAPFSYFSIVTANPPMISVSVQRKNGSQKDTAVNAIHKQAFVVHIADETYIKALNETAASLPPDQSEVEATGLTPVKSQRIEVPGIQEAKIRMECLLEKAIPLGKDEASCDLLIGRVVHYHIAEELYDNGRINPSRLQPVSRLAGSYYARLGDMFSLERPQ; via the coding sequence ATGAAGTCCATTGATCCACAAGACTTGAGTGAACGTGAGAACTACAAATTTTTAATCGGAGGCATCATACCAAGGCCGATTGCTTTTGTCACGACCCTTTCGGAAAAGGGAGTCTTAAATGGAGCGCCGTTCAGCTACTTTAGTATCGTTACCGCCAATCCCCCGATGATTTCTGTTTCTGTGCAACGAAAAAATGGATCACAGAAAGATACGGCAGTCAATGCGATTCACAAACAAGCATTTGTTGTCCATATTGCCGATGAAACGTACATCAAAGCTCTCAACGAGACAGCCGCAAGCTTACCACCCGATCAAAGTGAAGTAGAAGCTACTGGCCTAACACCTGTAAAAAGCCAAAGGATAGAGGTACCGGGGATTCAAGAGGCGAAGATCAGAATGGAATGCTTGTTGGAAAAAGCGATTCCCCTTGGTAAAGATGAGGCAAGCTGTGACCTGCTCATTGGCAGAGTCGTCCACTATCATATTGCTGAAGAACTTTACGATAACGGACGAATCAACCCAAGTCGATTACAGCCGGTAAGTCGTCTTGCCGGAAGTTACTATGCCAGATTGGGAGACATGTTTTCCCTGGAGCGTCCGCAATGA
- a CDS encoding alpha/beta hydrolase, with protein MKHFFRKGKDLSKPTLLLLHGTGGTETDLLPVADMIDDTTSVLGVRGNVSENGMPRFFRRLAEGVFDEEDLVFRTKELHEFIDTAAKDYGFNRNNVIAVGYSNGANIAGSLLFHYEDALKGAILFHPMVPRRGIELPNLTGTPVFIGAGSNDPICKPEETKELAEILERAGASVQIHWEDFGHQLTQSEVEKAAAWYSQRM; from the coding sequence ATGAAGCATTTTTTTCGTAAAGGTAAGGACTTAAGCAAACCGACATTGCTTCTCTTGCATGGTACCGGAGGAACCGAAACGGATTTATTACCAGTAGCTGATATGATTGATGATACCACTTCGGTCTTAGGTGTTCGGGGAAACGTATCTGAAAATGGGATGCCGCGGTTTTTCCGAAGACTTGCTGAGGGTGTTTTCGATGAAGAAGACCTTGTTTTTCGAACGAAGGAATTACACGAGTTTATCGATACTGCTGCAAAGGACTATGGATTTAATCGAAACAATGTGATCGCTGTTGGTTACTCCAATGGGGCAAACATCGCGGGCAGTCTTCTGTTTCACTATGAAGACGCATTGAAAGGAGCCATATTATTTCATCCGATGGTTCCCCGACGAGGAATCGAATTACCAAATTTAACCGGAACGCCTGTGTTTATAGGAGCAGGATCAAACGACCCGATTTGTAAACCGGAAGAGACAAAGGAATTAGCCGAAATATTGGAACGCGCCGGTGCCTCTGTCCAGATTCACTGGGAGGATTTTGGCCACCAATTGACTCAATCTGAAGTTGAAAAAGCAGCTGCCTGGTACTCACAACGAATGTAA
- a CDS encoding ring-cleaving dioxygenase, with protein MTKKATTGIHHITAIVGNPQENVDFYAGILGLRLVKKTVNFDDPGTYHLYFGNEGGQPGTIMTFFPSPGAYKGRIGSGQVGVTTFVVPENALDFWEKRLTAFKIPFKTEKRFGEDSLQFDDPHGLKLEIVARQQGSKSQWEFDGITQDEAIKGFGGAVLFSASPDQTVELLEQVMGLENIGQDGKYVRLRAEGDLGNVIDIKLTANPRGLMGAGTVHHIAWRAKDFEDHQEWRAHIAENGFHPTEIVDRQYFNAIYFRETGGLLFEIATDPPGFDRDEGAETMGEQLMLPPWLEEHREKIEEILIPVTVRELKEDHL; from the coding sequence ATGACTAAAAAAGCAACAACAGGGATTCACCACATTACAGCAATTGTCGGAAATCCACAGGAAAACGTTGATTTCTATGCAGGCATTCTTGGTTTACGATTAGTTAAAAAAACAGTTAATTTTGATGACCCAGGGACTTATCACCTCTACTTTGGAAACGAAGGAGGACAGCCTGGAACGATCATGACGTTTTTTCCATCGCCAGGAGCTTATAAAGGACGGATCGGAAGCGGACAAGTCGGTGTCACTACCTTTGTCGTACCTGAGAACGCCTTGGATTTCTGGGAAAAACGGCTCACTGCATTTAAAATTCCTTTTAAAACAGAAAAACGATTTGGCGAAGATTCCCTTCAATTTGATGATCCCCATGGTCTAAAACTCGAAATTGTTGCAAGGCAACAAGGATCTAAAAGCCAGTGGGAATTCGATGGAATCACCCAGGATGAGGCGATCAAAGGATTTGGAGGGGCTGTACTTTTCTCAGCTTCTCCTGATCAAACAGTGGAGCTGCTGGAGCAGGTCATGGGATTGGAAAATATCGGACAGGACGGGAAATACGTAAGACTTCGTGCCGAAGGTGATCTTGGCAATGTGATCGATATTAAACTGACAGCAAACCCGAGAGGGCTGATGGGGGCCGGTACCGTTCATCACATCGCATGGCGCGCAAAAGATTTTGAAGATCATCAAGAATGGCGAGCTCATATAGCGGAAAATGGTTTTCACCCGACAGAAATTGTTGATCGTCAATATTTCAATGCGATCTATTTTCGTGAAACTGGAGGCTTGCTATTCGAAATTGCTACAGACCCTCCTGGATTTGACCGCGATGAAGGAGCTGAAACCATGGGAGAACAGCTGATGTTGCCGCCATGGCTTGAGGAGCATCGTGAAAAAATTGAAGAGATTCTTATTCCAGTTACAGTTCGAGAGTTGAAGGAGGATCACTTATGA
- a CDS encoding DoxX family protein: MSLGLLIIRLVVGLTFIGHSFQKLFGWFGGHGLKGTGSWMESIGIRPGIWMAFLAGLSELIGGFLFAAGLLMPIASVLIAGTMLMAIFKVHGQNGYWITSNGFEYNFLLIAVAIGIGLIGGGDYTFELLWK; encoded by the coding sequence GTGAGTTTAGGTTTGCTTATCATTCGTTTAGTTGTAGGTCTTACATTTATAGGACACAGTTTCCAAAAACTATTTGGGTGGTTTGGCGGCCATGGATTAAAGGGGACCGGAAGTTGGATGGAATCTATCGGAATAAGACCGGGCATATGGATGGCTTTTCTGGCAGGGTTAAGTGAACTTATTGGAGGATTTTTATTTGCTGCAGGATTATTGATGCCTATCGCATCTGTCTTGATCGCAGGAACCATGCTGATGGCTATTTTCAAAGTCCATGGACAAAATGGTTACTGGATTACCAGTAATGGTTTTGAATATAACTTTCTCCTTATCGCTGTTGCAATTGGCATCGGTTTGATCGGTGGTGGCGACTACACCTTTGAATTGTTATGGAAATAA
- a CDS encoding winged helix-turn-helix transcriptional regulator: MKDLQICPKFEAAFEVIGKRWTGLIIRVLLSGNKRFKQIKDVIPEMSDRMLTERLKELEAAGILSRNVYPEMPVRIEYELTDKGRALEPIMDKMQEWAETWME; encoded by the coding sequence ATGAAGGATTTGCAGATTTGCCCCAAGTTCGAAGCCGCTTTTGAAGTAATCGGCAAGCGATGGACAGGGTTAATAATTCGTGTACTGCTTAGTGGAAATAAAAGATTTAAGCAGATCAAAGATGTCATTCCTGAGATGAGTGATCGAATGTTGACAGAACGACTGAAAGAACTGGAAGCAGCAGGGATTCTCTCTCGGAATGTTTACCCTGAAATGCCTGTACGTATTGAATATGAACTCACCGATAAAGGACGTGCATTAGAACCAATCATGGATAAAATGCAAGAATGGGCTGAAACATGGATGGAATAA
- a CDS encoding LacI family DNA-binding transcriptional regulator: MMTIKEIAKLANVSSSTVSRVLNDGYVSDEVRQRVLKIIEETGYVPSEHAKSLRTKRTKVIGVILPRLSTETSIRIVNALNDELAREGYQMILTNTNLKQEKEIENLNLLKSRQVDGIILLATNINDRLIHEIKQLHIPLIVIGQEIPNVSIIINDDYQAAREMTERLIHKGYEQIGFIGVTEEDHAVGYLRKQGYVDALKEHQLEIREEWMAEATFDFESGYQAMKEIREGSRIMPTAVFAVTDNIAIGAMQYLKEEHFLVPDDIALVGTGNSNMAKYIDPPLSTIDFLNEKTGQEAARMILQHIRNPSIKHQKKVMEYRLIERNSV; the protein is encoded by the coding sequence ATGATGACGATCAAGGAAATTGCTAAATTGGCGAATGTATCCAGTTCAACGGTTTCACGGGTGCTTAATGATGGATATGTAAGTGATGAAGTGCGTCAACGGGTGTTAAAAATTATTGAAGAAACCGGATATGTACCGAGTGAACATGCAAAATCACTTCGAACCAAGCGGACAAAGGTGATCGGAGTGATTTTACCCCGCTTAAGTACAGAAACATCGATAAGAATCGTCAATGCCTTAAATGACGAGTTGGCCAGAGAAGGCTACCAAATGATTTTGACCAATACAAACTTGAAACAGGAAAAGGAAATTGAGAATTTAAATCTATTGAAAAGTCGTCAAGTGGACGGGATTATTTTACTTGCTACCAATATAAACGATCGATTAATACATGAAATCAAGCAGCTTCACATTCCCCTTATCGTAATTGGACAAGAGATTCCCAATGTGTCCATCATCATCAATGATGATTATCAAGCGGCCAGAGAAATGACAGAGCGACTGATACACAAAGGATATGAGCAAATCGGGTTTATCGGTGTTACAGAAGAGGATCATGCGGTAGGTTACTTGCGAAAGCAAGGTTATGTAGATGCTTTGAAAGAGCATCAATTAGAGATTCGAGAGGAGTGGATGGCTGAAGCCACCTTCGATTTTGAATCAGGGTATCAAGCCATGAAGGAGATACGGGAAGGATCACGGATCATGCCAACCGCTGTATTTGCCGTGACTGATAACATTGCGATTGGGGCCATGCAATATTTAAAAGAGGAGCATTTTTTAGTCCCGGATGATATAGCCCTTGTGGGGACAGGAAATTCAAACATGGCAAAATATATTGATCCCCCACTGAGTACGATCGACTTCTTAAATGAGAAAACCGGACAGGAAGCGGCTCGAATGATCTTGCAACATATAAGAAACCCAAGTATAAAGCATCAAAAAAAAGTAATGGAATATAGACTTATCGAAAGGAACAGTGTATAA
- a CDS encoding sucrose-specific PTS transporter subunit IIBC, which translates to MNENKKIAQEIIDAIGGEGNIASIAHCATRLRVMVHNNEKVNQEEVENIDKVKGAFYHSNQYQVILGTGTVNRVFEEIEKMGITGKSKDEQGEDAKKEGKVWQRAIRSFGDVFVPIIPVLVATGLFMGLRGLVMQEDILGLFGLTPEDISDNFLLFTEVLTDTAFIFLPALVTWSTFRVFGGTPVIGLVLGLMLVSPALPNAWGVAGGDVKALYFLGWIPVVGYQGSVLPAFISGIVGAKLERQIRKRVPEYLDLIVTPFLTLLVMIVFALFLIGPILHTVEDYILDITVAVLSWPLGISGLLIGFFNQIIVITGVHHVFNLMEIKLLEEFGFNAYNAIVTCSVAAQGGAALAVGLKTKSAKLKALALPSSLSAFLGITEPAIFGVNLRYMKPFIMGLIGGGVGGFTASILGLKGTGMAITVIPGTLLYLNNQIFGYILVNLIAIGVAFVLTWMFGFSDKKNLLRESDKQR; encoded by the coding sequence ATGAACGAAAACAAAAAAATTGCACAAGAAATTATCGATGCAATCGGTGGCGAGGGTAATATTGCATCGATTGCCCATTGTGCTACCCGATTAAGAGTGATGGTTCACAATAATGAAAAAGTAAACCAAGAAGAGGTCGAAAATATTGATAAAGTAAAGGGTGCATTTTACCACTCCAATCAATATCAGGTGATCTTGGGAACCGGTACGGTTAATCGTGTTTTTGAAGAGATTGAAAAGATGGGTATCACTGGTAAATCAAAAGATGAGCAAGGAGAGGATGCTAAAAAAGAGGGGAAAGTTTGGCAACGTGCAATACGTTCTTTCGGTGATGTTTTTGTACCCATTATCCCTGTCTTGGTTGCAACCGGTTTATTTATGGGCCTCCGCGGTCTTGTTATGCAGGAGGATATTTTAGGACTGTTTGGCTTAACACCAGAGGATATTTCCGACAACTTTTTATTATTTACCGAAGTCCTGACTGATACGGCTTTTATATTTTTACCCGCACTGGTCACGTGGTCAACGTTTCGGGTTTTTGGTGGAACACCGGTAATCGGACTTGTGTTAGGTTTAATGTTGGTCAGTCCCGCTCTTCCAAACGCATGGGGAGTTGCAGGGGGAGATGTGAAAGCACTTTATTTCCTGGGATGGATCCCTGTTGTCGGCTATCAAGGCTCCGTCTTACCCGCCTTTATTTCCGGCATTGTCGGAGCTAAACTGGAACGACAGATAAGAAAACGGGTGCCGGAATATTTAGACTTGATTGTGACGCCGTTTTTAACATTGCTTGTAATGATTGTGTTTGCATTATTTTTGATCGGTCCTATTTTGCATACAGTGGAAGATTATATTTTAGACATCACGGTTGCGGTTTTGAGCTGGCCATTGGGGATCAGCGGATTGTTAATCGGGTTTTTTAACCAGATCATCGTCATTACCGGTGTACACCATGTTTTCAACCTCATGGAGATCAAGTTACTCGAGGAGTTTGGCTTTAACGCTTACAATGCCATTGTTACATGTTCAGTTGCTGCTCAAGGTGGAGCCGCATTGGCTGTTGGCTTAAAAACAAAATCAGCCAAGCTAAAGGCACTTGCTCTTCCGTCTTCATTATCAGCATTTTTAGGGATTACGGAGCCGGCTATTTTCGGGGTGAACCTTCGTTATATGAAACCATTTATCATGGGGTTAATTGGAGGGGGCGTCGGAGGGTTTACAGCTTCTATTCTCGGTTTAAAAGGAACCGGTATGGCTATTACCGTTATTCCAGGTACATTGCTTTACTTGAACAACCAAATCTTCGGCTATATTTTGGTTAACTTGATCGCCATTGGAGTTGCTTTTGTCCTGACTTGGATGTTTGGATTCTCGGATAAGAAAAACCTCCTGAGGGAATCCGACAAACAACGTTGA
- a CDS encoding aminoimidazole riboside kinase, whose protein sequence is MKNGIICLGEALIDFIPLDSDNLVYQKSPGGAPANVAVGLARLGLDVMFLGKVGQDGLGGFLKETLQSFAVDISTMSMSSRVKTGVVFVTLEEKGERSFEFFIQPSADSFLEEKDVDPWLFESKKILHIGSISLIHEPSRSATRKAIRLAKENEMLLSYDPNLRLSLWENEEVAKTTIESVLPDTDLLKLSEEELIFLTGNDGEAEIEGLAKRYDIPFIFVTKGEHGSLCYCHDGFVHVPAMNVDAVDTTGAGDAFVSAILYQVHQRKDPIKTITQDELKEMARFASVSGGMTAAAKGAMSALPTLEAIQNDLQRLCQEGETFHE, encoded by the coding sequence TTGAAAAACGGAATTATTTGTCTTGGTGAAGCCTTGATTGATTTTATTCCATTGGATTCTGACAATCTTGTTTACCAAAAAAGCCCTGGGGGAGCCCCTGCTAACGTGGCGGTGGGGCTCGCTCGTCTTGGGTTGGATGTGATGTTTCTCGGCAAAGTGGGTCAAGACGGATTAGGAGGATTTTTAAAGGAGACCCTTCAATCCTTTGCTGTGGATATCTCCACCATGTCAATGAGTTCAAGGGTTAAAACCGGTGTAGTATTTGTCACACTTGAGGAGAAAGGTGAACGTTCCTTTGAATTTTTTATACAGCCGAGTGCCGATAGCTTCCTGGAGGAAAAGGATGTTGATCCATGGCTGTTTGAGTCGAAGAAAATCCTGCACATTGGCTCGATCTCCTTGATTCATGAACCGTCTCGGAGTGCAACACGGAAAGCGATCAGACTGGCAAAAGAAAATGAGATGCTCCTGTCATATGACCCCAACTTGAGATTAAGCCTTTGGGAAAATGAAGAAGTGGCTAAAACAACAATTGAAAGTGTCTTGCCTGATACCGATCTCCTGAAGCTTTCAGAAGAGGAATTAATCTTTTTGACGGGTAACGATGGAGAGGCTGAAATAGAAGGATTAGCAAAAAGATACGATATCCCCTTCATTTTCGTAACCAAAGGCGAACATGGCAGTCTGTGCTATTGTCATGATGGATTCGTCCATGTTCCGGCCATGAATGTGGATGCTGTTGATACAACCGGAGCAGGTGATGCCTTTGTTTCAGCCATTCTTTATCAAGTCCATCAGAGAAAAGATCCCATCAAAACGATCACGCAAGATGAACTGAAAGAAATGGCTCGATTTGCAAGTGTTTCCGGAGGAATGACAGCGGCTGCGAAAGGGGCCATGTCAGCATTGCCGACATTGGAGGCAATACAAAACGATCTTCAACGTTTATGTCAAGAAGGAGAAACGTTTCATGAGTAG